TAAAGTTATTTATTAAAATGTTTAATTTATCCAtataatcaagtagataatccACAGCACACATAGTTCTTATATGTTAAATGGCTACTTTTTTTCATGCTTAATGGACGAAGCGTTTTGACAATTATTAGAGGATACAAACAAATGAATTATCTATTATCAACTCGAAAAATGGATTTAAAATGGTATTCTAGGAAgttcatatataaaaatattttacaaaaatTACATCGGAAAACATGCCACCGTTCCATTCTTCTCCTcttctaaattaaaaaaaaaaactcatttcTTCCTTAAacattttctcattttttccggtaaagaaatatatttttttaatttatttatgggTTATAATACAAAGCAGAGGTTTGCAATGAGGATGATCGCATTCTTTCTGAACCAGACTACACAAATAGCCACGTTTTGGATGGGAACAATCACAAGTTCATGGCAAAATGATAGTGCACCCAGAAAGCATAGACACATCATAATTGATTATATTTAGCATAAGAGCAACCAAGCTAGGTATTTCGGAAAGACACGATCTACAGAATGCACCTGCTTACATCAACCTGGTACTAGATAAATACTGTGACATAGCCATAGTCCTGCATTTAACTAAAATTACAAAGAACCAACTGATCAATCCAACTATCCTTTGGGTTTTATAAACACAGCACCTGCAGAAATCCCCAACAATGATGTCAGCCCTAAAGTTAAGAAAGAAGCCAAACCAATTACCCGTGCTTCCAAAGAGGCACCGAATCAAATAATGAACACACCAACAGTAAAGAAATTGATATGTGGAAACTTAGCATCAGTTTTTAACGTGCAAAGTCAAATGCAATATATGCTTAAAGCCTAAAAACTATTAGAAGTAAAATATTTCTTGTAATTGAGCAGCTGATGGACAGCTATGCTCAACTAAAAGGAAAAACTTCCTAAAATTAGTATTCATAGCAATATGGCATCCTTCAACATGTGAGCGTTTTTAGGTAAAAGTTGGAATCATTAAGCACGAACATCAACTGTGTTATTGAAACATTTTTCCTGTTTTTGCTCTATTATCTGCACATATTTAGGAAATAGAGAGTTTCCAGGACTTATGTCATatgactatattaaaaagaatatCACAATTAGAATATCTGCCTCAACTTCATAACTGTGTCCTCTAGAACCACAGCAACTAGTTAAGCATGCCAAGTTACTGTTCAAGTTCCTCTAAAAAAAGTTACTGTTCAAGTTGTGTACCCCACATGGTAGTACTGGACAATTCTGGTATTAGTGATGGCAAACCTTAGTAGCCAGTAAGGTCTGGACTGCAAGTGCTCTATCAAACTCCCATCAGGCCTACAAGTTCATCAGTTTCATTAAAAACTTGAAATCGGTAATAAATGATTGTCAGAGATGTCAAAGTGTACAActgtttcaaaataataaatacCATTTGTGGTCTATGCAATTGATCTTGCTTGTGACGTAAGGTCAAGGAGTCGGTTTCCCACAAAAATAATTACTTGACAACTTGAAGCAACAGCATGATCTTCTGTATCAGCATAGCCTCTTTGTAGAATATCACAAGAAAGAAACATTACTGTTGGTAAGACAGTAGTCTAAGATTGCCACAAGGCCAGTACTACAATAAGATTATCAATAAGATTATCAATGGTCAACATATTTAAATGTAAGAATTAGCAACCACCTGGAACCTGAAGAGGAAATATGTGCTGCTATGAGATTCATGATCCATGCCAAAACAGATGAAAGAAAAGACGggcaatttatataaaaaaaaaatcgatagtTGAAGCCTTGAAAGTTGATTTAGAAGCCTTGAAAGTGGATTTAGAGGTCAAAGAAGAGAAAATCCATGCATGTAAGATGTTACAGTGAGTACTAAGGAATTGGAACTAACCATCAAGAATAAATGGAAAGACTTGAAAGGACAATACAGAATTATACAACAGATGCGGATGATGTTACATCGGAAGAATTCTGTACAGATGTGCATGCACAAGAAGAGTGTTCTCTAAATGCAAAAGGATTACAGTGCTGCAGTCATTTTACCTATTTGACGCCTGCCCAGGATCTGAAAGCTCTGACATCTTCTATTCTTTTACTCTGTTGTTCTGTTTTTTCATGCAGCAAATTCAAATTTCTATACAGATTCTTGTGTAGCTTTAGAAAAACTTGCTTGTATTTCCACTTGTCACAGTACATTTTACGGTTTGCCATGTAACTTAAAACCTCCATGACTCTTGCAAAATAGCCAGCGTTTAGGAAATTCAAAATCAAGCAGTCAAGCAAGTCTCTATCCACAGTTAGCTCTCCATATTCGAGTCTGCGCTTTATTTCTCCCCACAGCATGGCAATCTCCCTATGCATGCCTAGTGAAGAATATCCACACAGTATGTGGCAAAAGGTATGCAGACTGGGTCTTACATTCTGCTCTCTCATCCGCTTATATGTGCTCAAAGCATCGTCCATCATATTTGCCTTGCAGAAGAAAAGAATTGAATTATTGAACTCAAAAGTTAAGTGCTCTCGAGAGCTATAATGTTCTATTTCTTGAACCAAACTGGAAAGCAAAGACGAATTTCTGAGGGGCATCTCATCCTTGACTATTTTGGCAACATCCTTTATGGTAAAGGATGGATTGGTATGAAAATCAGCCATTGTATATGCTTTCTTTTGTATCTGTTGGAGAAACCTATTAACTTCTTCCGGTTTATTCTCCTTCTCATATGCTCTCAAAAGAGACATGTAAGTACAGATTAGAACAGGAATCTCAGCTGACTCTAAATCATCCAGGATATCATGAGCAGCATGCAACCATCCCATCAGAATGCATGCACTAATTACATCTGAATGAGATGGCCCCTTTAGATCTTCCTTGTGTAATGTAATAAGAAAGCTAGACAATGCACGCACTTTACTTGCTTTCAAACAGCCAACAATGAATTTAGCAAGAGCCTTCTCACTAGGACGAATATTTCCATCAATAACAGCAAGAAGGCCAAATTGACTTTCTGTATCTAAAACGAAACCTTTGTCCACTTTTATGGGGTCAAACATTATTCTGAATCCAGTTTTCAGGTTGCCAGAGCCTATCTGTATTACACCTTGTTTATGGACACTATCACCAACAAAAGCACGAGGCTTTTGTTGTCGATACAGATCAACCAAAAGCTGAGCAGCGGCATCCATGTCATTATATTTGAAATGCAGGTTCAGCAGACTTCCATAAAAATATAGATAGTGCTGAATGAACGGCAAAGATGCAAAAGAATCGATACTTCTTTTCATGTTCACCAATTCAACTTGCTGCCCAACCATCTCAAAGACAAGGCTAGCGATAGCCACTGTATTTACATCGGCCACAACCCCAACCAGCGACATAAGCTCCATTATTCTTTGGGCCTTGATCATGCATTTGAAATCGACACATGACTTCAAAACCATATTAAACAAGGTAACATTACTCTTTATTGGATCCAGTTTTTTCAGCTGCCTTCTATCTCCAATCTGCTCCAAGAAACACTCGCAGGTCTCACACAAAACATCAGCAGCAAGATAGGATCCTACTTGTGACTTCACCATATGCAAGTACACCATGGTCAGCATATCAACATCAGGAAGCTTGCCGCTCTCCAATATGATCCTCACCACTGTGGAGGCTGGAATCGGCATCTGATCTCTGGCAAGCGCCAGAGCTAGCTTCATCAGCGAGCCACAATTAAGAAGGTTGCCATTGCATTGGTAAACTGACAAGACCATGTCGAATGCCCTCTGAAGCCATCTCCTGCTAGACGCAtaggacagcgacacgatcATCCTGTCCAACACCCGCGGCTCAGGAAGGCCATGCAGGGTCTTGTAATTGGCAAATGCTTGCAGCACGTCGTCGACATTGCCGTCATCGAGAGCAGCATTGATTGTCCTCAGTAGGGTCTCACGAGATGGCGCTTCCCACGGCAGAATCTTGGCTGCAATCGTGCCCATGGGAAGGTGATGTATGGCCAGAGCGGATTGCCTCCTCCATGACCCGTAGCAATCAGCCTAATAACAAGAAACTATATGAACTAAAGGAGaactattttcatttttttttacagattttagtaaaggaaaatatatccatttatcttatactccctctgtttcatattataagttgatttgtttttttcttagtcaaacttctataggtttgactaagtttataaaaaaattagcaacatctacaaaaccaaattagtttcattaaatataacacggaatatatttttataatatatttgttttatattggaaatgttgttatatttttctacaaacttgatcaaacttaaaaggaAAAGTTGAACTAaaagaaacggagagagtagattTTAGGAAAGCAGCAAGAAGGCTGCGCCATACCTGCTTGGAGTTGGAGGGGAGGATGAAGAAGTCAACGGTGAGCTTGGAatcggaggtggtggtggccggcgtGGGCGAGATGGCCATTGTCGCAGGGGCTTATGCCCATCttcgaccccccccccccccccgtgcgCCTCTTCCAACTCCACGCTCCCAAGCAGGTATGGTGCTGCCTTCCTAAaatctactctctccgtttcatgttAATAAGTCACAAGCCACTTTGATTTTTCTTTAGTTACACTtagtttttaaagtttgaccaagtttttagaaaaatataacaacatttcCAATATAAAAcgaatatattatcaaaatatattccgtgttatatttaatgaaactaatttggttgtgtagatgttactaatttttttataaacttgtgGATTCATTGCACTAAGATGTATCTCATCCAGTCCTAGGTTACAAGATTTTggaccggagggagtataactggtgcacggtaaaaaaaaaaaagcttcttaTGCAGCATAGTAAAATATAAGTGAATAGTAGGCTATACTAATATGCAGTTTTATTCATAGAACTTGAGAAGGAAAGATTTTCTCAACCAAAGAAATTTACATCAGGAACATTGACACTGAATGTTCAGACACAAACTCTAGCTAATGTAGGGCAAAGGAGAGGGGGGCACACGGTCCGCGCATACCTCCTTGTTGGCGATCTCGGACTTGTAGGGGAGGACGAAGTTGACGGTGAGCTTGGAGGGGATGGCCGCCGGCGTGGGGGGGCGGGGCTGCATGAGCGACATGGGCGTGGCGGGGGCCTCGATGTTGGGGGCCACCTTCTTCCACGCCTCCGCGAAGGCGGAGTCGGTGGCCGCCTCGGCCGGCACCTCCGCCGTCGAGAGCACCCTGCTgctgcggccggcggcggcggcggcggcggcgcgggtggtggccaggcggcgggcggcgtggcgcagcatttttctttttcttctttttctctctctctcgtttctCCTCTCCTCGCTGCGGCTGCGGGTGGGTGGAATGGGGTTCCAGAGGTGTGGGCGATTTGGAGGGCGAGGTGATGAGTGTGGTTCAGGGTTTACGACCGATATGCCCTTCCGTTCCGTTTCGAGCACCGGTGAAATTCGAAATTTCACGAAATCAAGTGGAAAACCGGTAACTTCTGAagaaatttcataaaccaaaatttgaatacaaattccctGAGTTTACCGATAATTTCTCAAAAACCGGTCGGTTTTGGTGAAATTTCGATcgaaatcatcgaaatttcgATCAGTAATTGGGCCTATTTCATGCAATCTGGCCCATGtaagtgtttttttaattttttattctaTTCTTTCATGATGTATAAATACACACAAtacttcattttttaaaaaaatttatatcccaataggttacatgaatatcatagtatttataagattttatttgattttttttcttttttatcaattcaaatttgaatttggatgaaactccTCGAAATCTCAGATGGTTTCTACTTTCGAGCCTTGTCGAAACGTCGAAATTTCGCGAAATCCGAccggaatcgtaaaccctggtGTGGTCAGTGGGAGTGGAGGCGACTTTGGGCTGGGCCGTTTCTATATTTGGGCTAGGTCGCCTGCCTTCTTTTCGTATtatttaggaataagttcagcagaggtccctcaacttaacagcgagattttttgaggtccctcaACCTAAAACCAGAAATGTTCGCTCCTAAATTCATTCAAACCATTCATCGGAGATCCTTTGGCAGTATATGTGGGTGGTTTCActaacgtggcatcctagtcagaaaaaaaaattaaaaaaaaatcatggggcccacatgttagctgcatttttttcttctcttttctctcctcctcctctctttcctcttctctctctttgccAACGGCGGGCGGCGATGGGTGAGCGCGCGGCCGGAGTAGGCGGAGGGGCAGTGTCAGCGTGCGGCCAGAGCAGGCAGAGCGGCGGTGTCTCCGGGAGAgcgtggcagcggcagcggcaagcggttggcgagcacggcggcgggcaAGTGGCGGCTCTGGGCGTGGGCGGTGCGCGGCTAGagcaggcggagcggcggcgtctCCGGGCGCGGGCGGAGCAGAGGGGCAGGGGACGCGGGAGGCgtggcgggcgagcggcggtgaGGAAAAACCATAGAAATTGTGTTGTTTGCTGCTTGGAACAACACCCCTTTGAGACTTTGCTGCAAAGCAAAGTGCTTTTTTCCCATGAGATTACAAAGTAGAATACCAAGCTGGAGAATTCAACAAGGTTCTGTTGAATATCAATATCAATAAGTAAACATTTATCTTAATCAAGTATACAATACTAAGGCTTGTGGTTTTCGTTACTGGTGATGCGACGGGAGGTATTTATTGGTGATCATTTAAATGATATTTTTATTGCAGATTGTTTGGGGGCCATTTGACATTCTATTACTGAGATAGGGGAGGCCTTTTTCACGATTAGATGTTGTAGATAGAGTTGAGTTTAGTGTATATCAAAGCTATGGCAGCATTGTACATTTCGTATCATTCTCtgctttgcatttttttttatagaaagtgTCTACGGAAGAGTTATTAAGATATTGCAATTTACACTACAATAATTCTTGAACTTTGGTTGTTTGCATGTTGAGTGTGATATATATTGTGGAAAATTTAGAATAATCTTTAGGTGATTTTACATGATTAGTGTAATATAATGTGGGaaacgtgccttgcacgtgTAAGATTACTAGTCCGCAGAATAACCAGTAGTCACCCACAAACTTCTGACAAGGCATTGTTCCAAAATATTTTGagggtctgtttggttgttGCCGTGTGCAACATGCCTCCCTGAGATTTTGATGGAATATGCCTGGTTGAGCTGTTTGGTTGGTGATGTGCCTCAGAACGGATAAACTTGGATTATGTCTTATAAGTATTAATTGTAGGTATTGACCAAAATTTGCTAATTTTATCAATCATAACAGTAACCACTACCGTCACTTGGCTACCTGTGATTAATATAGTTTCACCTCCAACAAACGAACGGTTCGTCATTTCGACTTCCCAATAAGGAGTAATGGATAAATCATTGAGGACTGCTCAGAAGCCAAACAGATGTGCGATTCCTCTCGGGAATTCACTTAGTATGATATTTGAGTTAGCCTATGTCCAGTAAACTCCTAAGACCTTTCATTCCCATCCAGGAGGGTTGTTCCTAGTATAAATGTCccacatgttttatcatttagaAGACTTTTGACAATGAGAATATGAACCCCTTTTGTTTAGCTGCGTGCTAACAAATTTAGAGAGAGATCTCTACCCCTTTGTTCTTGTGGTTTCCTTGTGGGATTATAGAAGCGGCGTTCGACGCCTCCCAATTGGTGCTCCTAGTCCCTTTGAGGATTTTTCCTCGATTGATTCTAGGTTGTGTTGGTTGGTAACTTAGTGTGGTTGGGCGAATCCTCGATTTAGGTTGCCGTGTAGAGATGGTGGTTAGCTTCGAGTTCGATCGTCAGATTGCACTGTTATCTTGGCTACTTGCAGCTAGTTATCTTCGTCTCTTTGAGGCTAGTTATTGGTTCTTGATCCTACGCCGTGAAGATCGGGACATCACCCCTATTTGGGTCGtatcactcttcctctctctcttacGGGTCGGCGACAGATGATGGGTGGCGCCGCGGGACGCGGGACGcgcaggtggtggcggcggcgggggacacgaaggtggtggtggcgcgggacacagaggagggagcggcgaaCTTCGGGAGGGAGCGGGAGGGAACTCTGGCGAACTCCCTCCGGCGCAGGAGGGTCTCCACCGCGCCGTGCATGCCGCCTACGTGTCCGCTGTCCACGCCCGCCCACTGCTTGCCCCCACCTCTATCCGTccatcccgcgccgccgccgccgcctcgttcatagtgagagagagagatagagagagaagggagagtgGAAGAGGagtatgataggtgggccccataTTTTTTATCAATAAAATGTAGATTGGACTATCACGCGTACGCTATGTAGGTCAAAACTgctctggattgggtcgaggggggtaaattgtctggtattgaaagttcagggtgaacGATGTCTAGTTTTcgggtttaggggggtaattcggtcggcCACGATAGttggggggggtaattcgtactttttcttattttatatTGTCTATATTTGATAAGCGTCTTCTATTCTTGTATGTAAGATAAGATCTCAAAGTTTCATATCTATCTATACATAGTCTTGCTTCATATAAATATTCCGTATGCATACATTtaggggagcaaatcctatatgTTATACAAGTATTTGATCCAAATTATTCACTTTCATTTAATTGGGATCTTTACATTTGAGCATACAtttgagtatatgacacttatggtgttgattaatactcatcatttattcatattCTTTTATACATGTGATCTGTTGGTCAACAAGTGAAGGTTGACAACCGAATCATTCGGACTAATAAATACATTGAGTTGAACAAGAAAAATAGGTCCCATGAATTGGAAAATGTGCTGATACTCGATAGAGATCATGACACCTAATGATATCAAGAATAACAAAGTGAAGTTATTGGAAAGTGGGGTACGAAGTGGCAAGACGGTGAAGGCCAAGTGATGCTCGCCGCGATGAACCATGCGGTGGTGAAGGCAAGCAAGGAGCTTGGCACCGAAGGACCAAATCCagtggtgaagggcgagtgacGACTATGTCTGATGGACCGTGCAAGGCCATTTGAAGCTACAAGGAGCACGCATCAATCTTTAAAGAATACTAGAATATACCCTGCGTGATGTTGCGGGAGCACATGGTAATTTTTAGCTCAAGATGATTGTACTGCATGTGTGGCCACTACTGACATATGAAGtgaacatatgtatatactatTATAGTATATGCACATCCATAAACATAggcaatatttttcttttattttttacatgacATAATAAGTTTTTTGTCTAGAATG
The window above is part of the Oryza sativa Japonica Group chromosome 7, ASM3414082v1 genome. Proteins encoded here:
- the LOC4343289 gene encoding pentatricopeptide repeat-containing protein At4g17616 isoform X1 gives rise to the protein MLRHAARRLATTRAAAAAAAGRSSRVLSTAEVPAEAATDSAFAEAWKKVAPNIEAPATPMSLMQPRPPTPAAIPSKLTVNFVLPYKSEIANKEADCYGSWRRQSALAIHHLPMGTIAAKILPWEAPSRETLLRTINAALDDGNVDDVLQAFANYKTLHGLPEPRVLDRMIVSLSYASSRRWLQRAFDMVLSVYQCNGNLLNCGSLMKLALALARDQMPIPASTVVRIILESGKLPDVDMLTMVYLHMVKSQVGSYLAADVLCETCECFLEQIGDRRQLKKLDPIKSNVTLFNMVLKSCVDFKCMIKAQRIMELMSLVGVVADVNTVAIASLVFEMVGQQVELVNMKRSIDSFASLPFIQHYLYFYGSLLNLHFKYNDMDAAAQLLVDLYRQQKPRAFVGDSVHKQGVIQIGSGNLKTGFRIMFDPIKVDKGFVLDTESQFGLLAVIDGNIRPSEKALAKFIVGCLKASKVRALSSFLITLHKEDLKGPSHSDVISACILMGWLHAAHDILDDLESAEIPVLICTYMSLLRAYEKENKPEEVNRFLQQIQKKAYTMADFHTNPSFTIKDVAKIVKDEMPLRNSSLLSSLVQEIEHYSSREHLTFEFNNSILFFCKANMMDDALSTYKRMREQNVRPSLHTFCHILCGYSSLGMHREIAMLWGEIKRRLEYGELTVDRDLLDCLILNFLNAGYFARVMEVLSYMANRKMYCDKWKYKQVFLKLHKNLYRNLNLLHEKTEQQSKRIEDVRAFRSWAGVK
- the LOC4343289 gene encoding pentatricopeptide repeat-containing protein At4g17616 isoform X2, which codes for MAISPTPATTTSDSKLTVDFFILPSNSKQADCYGSWRRQSALAIHHLPMGTIAAKILPWEAPSRETLLRTINAALDDGNVDDVLQAFANYKTLHGLPEPRVLDRMIVSLSYASSRRWLQRAFDMVLSVYQCNGNLLNCGSLMKLALALARDQMPIPASTVVRIILESGKLPDVDMLTMVYLHMVKSQVGSYLAADVLCETCECFLEQIGDRRQLKKLDPIKSNVTLFNMVLKSCVDFKCMIKAQRIMELMSLVGVVADVNTVAIASLVFEMVGQQVELVNMKRSIDSFASLPFIQHYLYFYGSLLNLHFKYNDMDAAAQLLVDLYRQQKPRAFVGDSVHKQGVIQIGSGNLKTGFRIMFDPIKVDKGFVLDTESQFGLLAVIDGNIRPSEKALAKFIVGCLKASKVRALSSFLITLHKEDLKGPSHSDVISACILMGWLHAAHDILDDLESAEIPVLICTYMSLLRAYEKENKPEEVNRFLQQIQKKAYTMADFHTNPSFTIKDVAKIVKDEMPLRNSSLLSSLVQEIEHYSSREHLTFEFNNSILFFCKANMMDDALSTYKRMREQNVRPSLHTFCHILCGYSSLGMHREIAMLWGEIKRRLEYGELTVDRDLLDCLILNFLNAGYFARVMEVLSYMANRKMYCDKWKYKQVFLKLHKNLYRNLNLLHEKTEQQSKRIEDVRAFRSWAGVK